One window from the genome of Canis aureus isolate CA01 chromosome 18, VMU_Caureus_v.1.0, whole genome shotgun sequence encodes:
- the UBE2H gene encoding ubiquitin-conjugating enzyme E2 H isoform X6, which translates to MNKIFHPNIDEASGTVCLDVINQTWTALYDLTNIFESFLPQLLAYPNPIDPLNGDAAAMYLHRPEEYKQKIKEYIQKYATEEALKEQEEGTGDSSSESSMSDFSEDEAQDMEL; encoded by the exons atgaataaaattttccATCCCAACATTGATGAAGC GTCAGGAACTGTGTGTCTAGATGTAATTAATCAAACTTGGACAGCTCTCTATG atCTTACCAATATATTTGAGTCCTTCCTGCCCCAGTTGTTGGCCTATCCCAACCCCATAGATCCTCTCAATGGTGATGCTGCAGCCATGTATCTCCACCGACCAGAAGAATACAAGCAGAAAATTAAAG AGTACATCCAGAAATACGCCACGGAGGAGGCACTGAAAGAGCAGGAAGAGGGTACCGGTGACAGCTCGTCGGAGAGTTCTATGTCTGACTTTTCGGAAGATGAGGCCCAGGATATGGAGTTGTAG
- the UBE2H gene encoding ubiquitin-conjugating enzyme E2 H isoform X1, protein MSSPSPGKRRMDTDVVKLIESKHEVTILGGLNEFVVKFYGPQGTPYEGGVWKVRVDLPDKYPFKSPSIGFMNKIFHPNIDEASGTVCLDVINQTWTALYDLTNIFESFLPQLLAYPNPIDPLNGDAAAMYLHRPEEYKQKIKEYIQKYATEEALKEQEEGTGDSSSESSMSDFSEDEAQDMEL, encoded by the exons CATTGAGAGTAAGCATGAGGTTACGATCCTGGGAGGACTCAATGAATTTGTAGTCAAGTTTTATGGACCACAAGGAA cACCATATGAAGGCGGAGTATGGAAAGTTAGAGTGGATCTTCCTGATAAATACCCTTTCAAATCTCCATCTATAG gattcatgaataaaattttccATCCCAACATTGATGAAGC GTCAGGAACTGTGTGTCTAGATGTAATTAATCAAACTTGGACAGCTCTCTATG atCTTACCAATATATTTGAGTCCTTCCTGCCCCAGTTGTTGGCCTATCCCAACCCCATAGATCCTCTCAATGGTGATGCTGCAGCCATGTATCTCCACCGACCAGAAGAATACAAGCAGAAAATTAAAG AGTACATCCAGAAATACGCCACGGAGGAGGCACTGAAAGAGCAGGAAGAGGGTACCGGTGACAGCTCGTCGGAGAGTTCTATGTCTGACTTTTCGGAAGATGAGGCCCAGGATATGGAGTTGTAG
- the UBE2H gene encoding ubiquitin-conjugating enzyme E2 H isoform X2, with the protein MPLFPPMLLELGIESKHEVTILGGLNEFVVKFYGPQGTPYEGGVWKVRVDLPDKYPFKSPSIGFMNKIFHPNIDEASGTVCLDVINQTWTALYDLTNIFESFLPQLLAYPNPIDPLNGDAAAMYLHRPEEYKQKIKEYIQKYATEEALKEQEEGTGDSSSESSMSDFSEDEAQDMEL; encoded by the exons CATTGAGAGTAAGCATGAGGTTACGATCCTGGGAGGACTCAATGAATTTGTAGTCAAGTTTTATGGACCACAAGGAA cACCATATGAAGGCGGAGTATGGAAAGTTAGAGTGGATCTTCCTGATAAATACCCTTTCAAATCTCCATCTATAG gattcatgaataaaattttccATCCCAACATTGATGAAGC GTCAGGAACTGTGTGTCTAGATGTAATTAATCAAACTTGGACAGCTCTCTATG atCTTACCAATATATTTGAGTCCTTCCTGCCCCAGTTGTTGGCCTATCCCAACCCCATAGATCCTCTCAATGGTGATGCTGCAGCCATGTATCTCCACCGACCAGAAGAATACAAGCAGAAAATTAAAG AGTACATCCAGAAATACGCCACGGAGGAGGCACTGAAAGAGCAGGAAGAGGGTACCGGTGACAGCTCGTCGGAGAGTTCTATGTCTGACTTTTCGGAAGATGAGGCCCAGGATATGGAGTTGTAG